The following are from one region of the Myxocyprinus asiaticus isolate MX2 ecotype Aquarium Trade chromosome 2, UBuf_Myxa_2, whole genome shotgun sequence genome:
- the calca gene encoding calcitonin/calcitonin-related polypeptide, alpha isoform X2 yields the protein MVMLKISSFLVAYALILCQMYSSNAAPARPALESSQDGTTLTDYEARRLLNAIVKEFVQMTTEDMEQQATEENSVTTQKRACNTATCVTHRLADFLSRSGGIGSSKFVPTNVGSQAFGRRRRLSQE from the exons ATGGTTATGTTGAAGATCTCCTCTTTTCTTGTTGCCTACGCTCTGATTCTTTGCCAGATGTACAGCTCTAACGCAGCTCCAGCCAG GCCTGCACTAGAATCGTCACAAGATGGAACTACACTTACCGACTATGAAGCGAGAAGACTGCTTAATGCGATTGTCAAAGAATTTGTGCAAATGACGACAGAGGACATGGAGCAACAAGCTACAGAAGAAAACAG TGTTACGACACAGAAGAGAGCCTGTAACACGGCCACATGTGTGACCCATCGTCTGGCAGACTTCCTGAGCCGCTCAGGAGGAATTGGAAGCAGCAAATTTGTCCCCACTAATGTGGGCTCCCAAGCATTCGGCAGACGAAGGAGACTCAGTCAGGAGTAG
- the calca gene encoding calcitonin/calcitonin-related polypeptide, alpha isoform X1, whose protein sequence is MVMLKISSFLVAYALILCQMYSSNAAPARPALESSQDGTTLTDYEARRLLNAIVKEFVQMTTEDMEQQATEENSLGRPVSKRCSSLSTCVLGKLSQELHKLQTYPRTNVGAGTPGRKRSLEESDEFAGYGDALNRI, encoded by the exons ATGGTTATGTTGAAGATCTCCTCTTTTCTTGTTGCCTACGCTCTGATTCTTTGCCAGATGTACAGCTCTAACGCAGCTCCAGCCAG GCCTGCACTAGAATCGTCACAAGATGGAACTACACTTACCGACTATGAAGCGAGAAGACTGCTTAATGCGATTGTCAAAGAATTTGTGCAAATGACGACAGAGGACATGGAGCAACAAGCTACAGAAGAAAACAG TCTGGGTAGACCAGTGTCCAAGCGCTGCTCCAGTCTCAGCACTTGTGTGCTGGGGAAACTGTCCCAGGAGCTGCACAAACTGCAGACGTATCCACGCACCAATGTAGGAGCGGGCACACCGGGCAGGAAGCGCAGCCTGGAAGAGAGTGATGAGTTTGCTGGATACGGAGATGCACTCAATCGTATCTAA